A stretch of Bifidobacterium sp. ESL0704 DNA encodes these proteins:
- the efp gene encoding elongation factor P produces the protein MAQTSNDIKNGSVLNLDGQLWTVTKFQHVKPGKGPAFVRTTIKNVLSGKIVDRTFNAGMKMEFETVDNRTLQYSYEEGDSFVFMDMTTYDQVNIPKELVGDQAKYLLEGTDCIISFHDGTPLSVELPASVVLKVTETEPGVQGNRSNAGTKPATVETGAEIQVPLFVGEGEMVKVDTRDGSYLGRENN, from the coding sequence GTGGCACAAACTAGCAATGACATCAAAAACGGGTCGGTATTGAACCTGGACGGACAGCTCTGGACCGTCACGAAATTCCAGCACGTCAAGCCTGGCAAGGGGCCGGCTTTCGTGCGTACCACCATCAAGAACGTGCTTTCGGGCAAGATCGTCGACAGGACCTTCAACGCTGGCATGAAGATGGAGTTCGAAACCGTCGACAACCGTACGCTGCAGTATTCCTACGAAGAGGGTGACAGCTTCGTCTTCATGGATATGACCACCTATGATCAGGTCAACATCCCCAAGGAGCTCGTCGGCGATCAGGCGAAGTACCTGCTCGAGGGCACCGACTGCATCATCAGCTTCCACGACGGCACCCCGCTGAGTGTCGAGCTGCCAGCATCCGTCGTGCTCAAGGTCACCGAGACCGAGCCGGGCGTGCAGGGCAACCGTTCGAACGCCGGCACCAAGCCTGCCACCGTTGAGACCGGTGCAGAGATTCAGGTGCCGCTCTTCGTAGGCGAAGGCGAAATGGTCAAGGTCGATACCCGCGACGGTTCCTACCTTG